ACTTTATAGTTgtttaaacaattacacaagtCGAAGAATGAAACTAATAACAaagtaaatacataacaatcataagttaaaagcttgggagaggagtgtggaagcagaggaggtctgtcgctttAATACTGATTCTAACATCGGTTTTACTGAAGTGCTCAggtatgtgcatcattcccagGTACAGTCTGAATTCCTCTCGCTGGAGAGTTGGTGAGAGAgagtctgtttttgtccaccagaggtcacctgtgtggaaacaaGAAGATTACCCTtgcttccatactgctgctgagctgcttccattggtttttaaaagtgcttggatCGAATGAAAGTGACATCAGAGGAAAACCCTGGTCACTCCTcctgtgtaatattaataatataaacactagtGATCTCTGGAATCAcattacaaacgctgttaggttgaAAATATCAGAGTGAAtgagcttgtttacgtttatatccctctgACCCCCCAGGACATGCGTGCTTAGTTCcactctgtcctccactcgttacctgtattaacgGCAccagtttgaactggttatcagtataaaagacgcctgtccacaacctcagtcacactccaaactccactatggccaagtgGAGGCTTATTAACGGTCTTTtacttgattatttttgttttattgtttattcttttcatttataATTTTCTTGAGCCTCTGTGACAAAGTGATTTCTCCCTGAGATAAACAAAGTATTTCTGAGGAAGGATGGATGGAGACATTCTGTAAAAACCTCTGATGCTTGTTACGTTTCCTCTTTAGTTTCCTTTCCTCCTGCTTTACTTCCCGTTCCTGCTTCTTCTACTTCCTGGTTTTTGTGTGCCTACAGGAAGTGGAGCCCTACCTGCTGCAGACGGGCACAGTGAACAGCATGGAGAGCTCCCAATCTGTCCCCAGTATGTCCATCTCAGCCAGTTCACAGAGCAGCTCCGTCACCAGCTTGGTTGATGCCTCAGACGACAGCAGCAGTAACGAGATGGCCATGATGACAGAGGGAGAGCACACTGTGGCCTCTAGTGGATCAGTTATACACAGACCTACGGTAACACAACACATACACCACCCAGTGGTACTAAACATGGTGAACATTCTTCTCCTTGTATAGCAACACTTCCCAGCTAAACTCCATTTCCCATAATTCTTTGCACTCTCGGTTTGGCTGCAGTAATGTTTTAAACATGTGAGTGATGCAGATGTTTCTCCTCAGAATCAGGACAACATCTATGACGACCCGTATCAGCCTGAGCTGGACCAGCCTCAGGCTCCGTCCGCCGCTCGCCGTCGGGCGTATTACAGGAACAGAGACCACTTCGCCACCATCCGCACCGCCTCCCTGGTACGTTCGCCTAGATCTTACTTAGGGATTGGTTACAATTAATGATGACGCTGACAAACGACAAACTGCGATTGGTCGGTCAGGTGACCCGTCAGATCCAGGAGCATGAGCAGGGCTCGGCTCTGCGTGAGCAGATGTCTGGCTATAAGAGGATGAGGCGTCAGCATCAGAAGCAGCTGATGGGTCTGGAGAATAAGCTGAAGGCTGAGATGGACGAGCACCAGCTGAAACTGGACAAGGAGCTGGAAAACCAACGGAGCTGCTGCTCGACAGAGAGAGACAAGCTGGGCAAGAAGCACCAGGCCATCATGGACaaggaggtgtgtgtgtctaaAAACAGGTGTGCGTGTCTAATAACGGGTGTGCGTGTCTAATAACGGGTGCGCgcgttagggatgtaacgattaatcacggttcacatcgatgctctgaaaattgaattgcagtacttttttaaacagcagagggcgctatatatcctTCTCGTCTAAAAGTGTTGGTGGCGGGCgtaatctgctactactttctttctggctgccttctactcttaaacatgttcataaatgattccttacctctttagcaccgaaagaatatctgtaatattacgtgaatatctgtaaaagtcacgtttttctattagctctctCTGTAAgctagcttctcttcttcactgcaaggatatctgcatgccagttgttaaggcacaaaatacattttcagttgcacttttaaaaagagctattatgtattttttcattgtttactatagaaccagaatttaatttaataggcttcttattcatttgtattattcctttattaatttcattcaagatttatttttagttaaattgcattgttttgaatagtttatcaagggattattttgacaattaaatataaaaggaaaatagtacagtattttttttcccccaaaaaataaaggaatatttgtctacagtcctattttgtaaaataaatcatgagaatcgtgaacccagtatcgtgaattgaattgaatcgtatcggcagttcagtgaatcgttacatcccgtgtgtgtgtgtgtgtgtgtgtgtgtgtgtgtgtgtgtgtgtgtgtgtgtgtgtgtgtgtgtgtgtgtgtgtgtgtgtgtgtgtgtgtgtgtgtgtgtgtgtgtgtgtgtgtgtgtgtgtgtgtgtgtgtgtgtgtgtgtgtgtgtgtgtgtgtgtgtgtgtgtgtgtcagactaAAGCTGCTATGACGGAGGAGAAGAAGTTCCAGCAGCACATTCTGGGTCAGCAGAAGAAAGAGCTCACAGCATTACTAGAGGCTCAGAAACGACAGTACCGTCAACGCAAGGATCAGCTGAAGGAGgtgaacacacacgcacacacctttGGAGACGGTGCAACACTCACACTGAAGTTTTCCAGGAGCTGAACGAGAACCAGTCGACTCCAAAGCGTGAGAAACAAGACTGGCTGATCAGACAGAAGGAATGTCTGCAGCAGATCCAGGCAGAGGAGGAGTCGGCTCTACTCCGCAGGCAGAGGCAGTTCTACGAGCTGCAGAGCCGTCAGTACAAGAGGAAGATGCTGTTGGTCCGACACAACCTGGAGCAGGACCTACTGAGAGAGGtacacactgacagacacacacagtgacacacacagacacacacacgtgctgtctcGGCAGGACCTGAATAAGAAGCAGACCCAGAAGGACCTGGACTGTGCCATGCTGCTCAGACATCATGAGTCGACCCAGGAGCTGGAGTTCAGACAGTTGGTGTTGGTGCAGAGAACGCGGGCTGAGCTGATTCGAACGCAGCACCAGAcggagctgaccaatcagatggaGTACAACAAACGCAGAGAGCAGGAGCTGCGGCAGAAACACGCCACTGAGGTCCGGCAGCAGCCCAAGAGCCTCAAGGTACCTGCGCTACGCTAGCTAACATAGTTAATGTAGCTAACATAAATAACCTCGCTAACATAGCTAACGTATCTAACAGTAAATGTAGCAAACATAGATAACCTTGCTAACATAGTTAACGTATCTAACATAGTAAATATAGCTAACGTACATAACCTCGCTAACATAGCATTGACGTAAACTGAAGGCCGACTGTTGCTTTTTttcaatattcggccgaatatatttggtggccgaatattcggtgcatccctaataacAAATGTAATATGTAATAAAGCTAACATAGGTAACAAAGCTAAGGTAGCTAACGTTGCTAATATAGCTAACGTAGGTAGCATAGGCAATGTAACTAACGTAGCTAACTTAGTTAACATAGCTATTATAGCTAACCTAGCAATGTAGCTGCTTTCACAGGTctaagtatgtgtgtgtgggtttttttttagtccaaagAGCTGCAGGTGAAGCGTCAATTCCAGGAAACCTGTAAGATCCAGACGCGTCAGTACAAAGCTCTGAGGAACCACCTGTTGGAAAGCACTCCAAAGTCTGACCACAAGGCCGTCCTCAAACGACTCAAAGAGGAACAAACACGTAAGCTGGCCATCCTGGCCGAGCAGTACGACCACTCCGTCAACGACATGCTGTCCACGCAGGCTGTGAGTAAGGCAAGCATCCGCCGTGCACCTGAACGCACCACACGACACGACAGGTGAACGCACTACCTATACAATTAGTAACACaccttaatgtattttaaagtgttGTTACAAACCTGAAAAAACACACCTGACACGCACTTTCACTGCCTTCAGCATAGTAACACACCTGTTTCcatagtaacacacacattaacagcaGCACAACTGTGAGGGCAGTAACGTGTCTGACTCGGTGACATCTGTCTCTGTGATCCTGCAGCTGCGATTGGACGAGACTCAGGAGGCGGAGCATCAGGTGCTGATGatgcagctgcagcaggagtTGGAGTTGCTTAACGCCTACCAGAGCAAAATAAATATCCACACGGACACACAGCACGACAGAGAAGCTAAGGAGCTTGAACAGAGGGTGTCCATACGCAGAGCACTGCTGGAGCAGAGGGTGAGGCACTGGGTGCTATGGTTAAATTGGGCACCGTTATGACTGGTGACTCTCATCATTCATTcagaacacacacacctacctgATGTAGGATCTGCTAAACCTGAACCTCatttctgtctgtctctctctctctttgtgttTTCCAGGTGGAGGAGGAGATGCTCTCTCTCCAGAATGAGCGCTCTGACCGTATACGGACTCTCCTGGAGCGTCAGGCCCATGAATTGGAGTCCTTTGACTCTGAGAGTCTTCGTCTAGGTTTCAGTAACATGGCAGTGGGGGGGCTGGCAGCCCCCGGCCCCCCCTCGGGCCCATCCTGGCCCTCCCGGCCCGTACCCCGCTCTGGCAGCCAATGGACTCATAGCGTGCAGCACTCGGGCACGCCCTCCTGGCGCAGCCAGAATCATGGTGGCTTCGGCAGGGCGGAGTCCGTGTCGTCCAATCAGGAGCCGGTGCGGGTCCACCCCTCAACCCACGCACCCCAGCAGCAGCACGCCCCCCCTCAGTACTACCAGCACCACCACAGCACACCACAGCTCTACCGGGACGAGCGCCAGCGTGACTGGAGCGCCCCGTACCCCCACCATTCCCACCACTTCCTGTCCTCCCAGTCCCTGGCCCTGCTGCCCCCTCCACCACCACCGCCCCCTGCAGCCCGCGCCacctcccccccctcctccacctcctcgtCGTCCTCCTCTCAGGGCGGATATGGCGGTGGCGTACGCGGCCTGATGGCGCTAAGGAGGACCGCATCCGGGGGCCCAGGTGGGGGGGGCGATGGGGGGATTAGCCGAAGCACCTCAGTGACCTCCCACATCTCCAATGGATCGCACCTGTCCTACTCTTGAGCTCAACACCAGAGCAAAACTCTTAAGACCAGAAGCTTTTCAGAGCTGTTCCTCTATGGGGGGAGAGGGGGCAGCAGGGGGCGCCACGAGACACATTTCTGAATTTAAATAAGCTGTGACGTTACTGACTGACGTCTTTACTGAGAGTAAACCGATGCGTTCATTCAACGTCTAAAATCTATAGAATTAGTGCAGTACTTCAGTCTGACAACAGGGGGCAACAATGCTCACATTACACACAGGCGATTTATCACTGCTGAAAAcgatttcaattttaattttttttttatatagacaACTTTAAATGCTTTCCAACAGAGAAACACCTCGTACGACTAACATTGTAAAACAGAACTCTCGTAAACAGCAGGGGGTGCCACGAGTCGCAGTTCTGAAGTTAAAAAAGCTCAGAAGTTACTGAGAGTAAAGAGATGCATTAATTTGACGTTTAAAAGTCTGTGAAATAGCTTTAAGCAATACTTTGGCCTAACAGCAGGGGGCGCCTGGAGAAACTCAGTGTTTAGGGTGTGATTGTACGTAGTAATACGTAAACATGTGGTAAACATGCAAATCAAAGGATTACgtatttccattaaagtcgtatTTAACAAAACAACGTCCATTATTATTCTACATaattacatgttaataaatgactaAAAGTTGTGACTGAACAACTGGAAAATGCAACATTTACCTTAAAAAGAACCCTACATGTTATTATCAAAGaatttctgtctttgtttatattaaaatatgattCTTTTATTCATAAATttgtaaaaaaccaaaaaaaagccCTCTTTAATCAGCTGACCGAAGAAGACATTgtttcataaaaataaacatattttatctGTGAAGTGTTAAAGTAAAAAAAcgactttttaaaaaaggacttcTGAAGCTGCTGATAATtcaccgtatccatggaaataACGAAAAACTTTGgagtggtaaaaaataaaaaatgtgatttcatCTCCCAAAACTCATCTTTGGTTCTGAGTGTGCATGAAAGCACCTGGAAAACGCTGTAGTCCTCGaaagcctcacacacacactctgtagATTGGGGACGCAAGCATATTCATAGAAACGTTAACAAAGAAACGGCGTGAAGTTGCTGACGGTCAGCGGCGCTGTAAATACAGTCGAACCGTCATCACGACTACTGACTTTTTCCCATTTTAACGTTTAGTTTTTACTGTAAATGCCAACTGTGACCACTAGGTGGCGCCTCTGTGCTGGACAGAGGGCGTTTAAAGAACTACATTTCCCAGCATTCCCGCGGAACTTCGTTCCAGCCtcagtgtttttctttggtGCCTCAGTATTAAACGCTCGGTgccatgtttgtgtttttatgtttcctGTGTTTAAAAAGTTTGTTTCCATTTCAGCTCTGAttgaaggagaacatgcaaactgcagaTGGAGTCCTCTATAATCTATTTACCATCAGAACTAATGGGCAGTAGCTGTGTGTGCGCGCTTCTTATTGGTTGATTATGTCAACGCtgacgttaaaaaaaaagacttcagGTAAACACTCCACTGGTGTTGTGGTTTTACTGGTGTCTAGTTTAAACGGTGACCAAAGGCCATGCTATAACGCTTGGATTCTATTGAAGCTAAAGCGGTCACAAGTTAAAATGTTCCCCAGTTGAACTGGAACACTTTGTTCCACTGGTGTTATGGTTCTACTGGTGTCAGGTTTAAGTGGTGACCAACACTTCAATTCCAGTAAAAACTGAAGAAATAGTTGTGCGTTCAGTCACCAGTTAAAACGTTCACTAGTTGAACTGGAACACCTGCCCGTCTCCAGTTCTACCTCATTTGCACACTATGTAAATGTCAACGTTCAGACAGGAAGAGCctgacattttcttttcaaagtaaaagaaagTGAGCTTTGTTTTTGCCAACATTTACTTGGTCTGGAaccatttaggtttagatttgcTGGAGAGAGCCAGTGGCCAATCAGAGCGCCTAGTTTATATTCttgtgtgatgtcatcagtgagcagTACACTGATTGTAGGATTTCTGCATTTCATGGTATTTGCActctaaacattttattttgttgatttcCAGCTGAAGGAAAATACAGTACTGTTTATGGACTCTcagactcttattttgaagccacacagaatCCCTTGGgattttcacaataagagtctGCCTTAggtttctgtgtaaatgagattccagttttgtttttgtgtacaaAAATAGCAAATTgtacagaaataaaagaaataattgGTCTtcgttgtttttattttgtgtttttaaaacaaaga
The Gouania willdenowi chromosome 8, fGouWil2.1, whole genome shotgun sequence genome window above contains:
- the taok2a gene encoding serine/threonine-protein kinase TAO2 isoform X2 → MPSNVRVGSLKDPDVADLFCKDDPEKLFADLREIGHGSFGAVYFARDVRNNEVVAIKKMSYSGKQTNEKWQDIIKEVKFLQKLRHPNTIEYRGCYLREHTAWLVMEYCLGSASDLLEVHKKPLQEVEIAAITHGALQGLAYLHSHNMIHRDVKAGNILLTEPGLVKLGDFGSASIVAPANSFVGTPYWMAPEVILAMDEGQYDGKVDVWSLGITSIELAERKPPLFNMNAMSALYHIAQNESPLLQSNHWSDCFRNFVDSCLQKIPQDRPTSDVLLNHRFLSRERPLSVVMDLIARTKDAVRELDNLQYRKMKKILFQETHNGPMTEGGEEEEEVEPYLLQTGTVNSMESSQSVPSMSISASSQSSSVTSLVDASDDSSSNEMAMMTEGEHTVASSGSVIHRPTNQDNIYDDPYQPELDQPQAPSAARRRAYYRNRDHFATIRTASLVTRQIQEHEQGSALREQMSGYKRMRRQHQKQLMGLENKLKAEMDEHQLKLDKELENQRSCCSTERDKLGKKHQAIMDKETKAAMTEEKKFQQHILGQQKKELTALLEAQKRQYRQRKDQLKEELNENQSTPKREKQDWLIRQKECLQQIQAEEESALLRRQRQFYELQSRQYKRKMLLVRHNLEQDLLREDLNKKQTQKDLDCAMLLRHHESTQELEFRQLVLVQRTRAELIRTQHQTELTNQMEYNKRREQELRQKHATEVRQQPKSLKSKELQVKRQFQETCKIQTRQYKALRNHLLESTPKSDHKAVLKRLKEEQTRKLAILAEQYDHSVNDMLSTQALRLDETQEAEHQVLMMQLQQELELLNAYQSKINIHTDTQHDREAKELEQRVSIRRALLEQRVEEEMLSLQNERSDRIRTLLERQAHELESFDSESLRLGFSNMAVGGLAAPGPPSGPSWPSRPVPRSGSQWTHSVQHSGTPSWRSQNHGGFGRAESVSSNQEPVRVHPSTHAPQQQHAPPQYYQHHHSTPQLYRDERQRDWSAPYPHHSHHFLSSQSLALLPPPPPPPPAARATSPPSSTSSSSSSQGGYGGGVRGLMALRRTASGGPGGGGDGGISRSTSVTSHISNGSHLSYS
- the taok2a gene encoding serine/threonine-protein kinase TAO2 isoform X1, yielding MPSNVRVGSLKDPDVADLFCKDDPEKLFADLREIGHGSFGAVYFARDVRNNEVVAIKKMSYSGKQTNEKWQDIIKEVKFLQKLRHPNTIEYRGCYLREHTAWLVMEYCLGSASDLLEVHKKPLQEVEIAAITHGALQGLAYLHSHNMIHRDVKAGNILLTEPGLVKLGDFGSASIVAPANSFVGTPYWMAPEVILAMDEGQYDGKVDVWSLGITSIELAERKPPLFNMNAMSALYHIAQNESPLLQSNHWSDCFRNFVDSCLQKIPQDRPTSDVLLNHRFLSRERPLSVVMDLIARTKDAVRELDNLQYRKMKKILFQETHNGPMTEGGEEEEEVEPYLLQTGTVNSMESSQSVPSMSISASSQSSSVTSLVDASDDSSSNEMAMMTEGEHTVASSGSVIHRPTNQDNIYDDPYQPELDQPQAPSAARRRAYYRNRDHFATIRTASLVTRQIQEHEQGSALREQMSGYKRMRRQHQKQLMGLENKLKAEMDEHQLKLDKELENQRSCCSTERDKLGKKHQAIMDKETKAAMTEEKKFQQHILGQQKKELTALLEAQKRQYRQRKDQLKEELNENQSTPKREKQDWLIRQKECLQQIQAEEESALLRRQRQFYELQSRQYKRKMLLVRHNLEQDLLREDLNKKQTQKDLDCAMLLRHHESTQELEFRQLVLVQRTRAELIRTQHQTELTNQMEYNKRREQELRQKHATEVRQQPKSLKSKELQVKRQFQETCKIQTRQYKALRNHLLESTPKSDHKAVLKRLKEEQTRKLAILAEQYDHSVNDMLSTQAVSKLRLDETQEAEHQVLMMQLQQELELLNAYQSKINIHTDTQHDREAKELEQRVSIRRALLEQRVEEEMLSLQNERSDRIRTLLERQAHELESFDSESLRLGFSNMAVGGLAAPGPPSGPSWPSRPVPRSGSQWTHSVQHSGTPSWRSQNHGGFGRAESVSSNQEPVRVHPSTHAPQQQHAPPQYYQHHHSTPQLYRDERQRDWSAPYPHHSHHFLSSQSLALLPPPPPPPPAARATSPPSSTSSSSSSQGGYGGGVRGLMALRRTASGGPGGGGDGGISRSTSVTSHISNGSHLSYS